A single window of bacterium DNA harbors:
- a CDS encoding efflux RND transporter permease subunit → MLNTIIRFFLDNKVVTFSLLILLLGWGVMTAPFAWENDVLPRDPVPVDAIPDIGENQQIVFTQWKGRSPQDVEDQITYPLTTALLGLPGVKTIRSNSMFGFSSIYVIFEDGVDFYWSRSRILEKLNSLPPNTLPSSVQPQLGPDATALGQVFWYTIEGRDNEGNPLGGWDLDELRSVQDYYVKYALSSVQGVAEVASVGGYVKEYEIDIDPDAMKAHGVTLRDVVKGVRESNVDVGAKTIEINRVEYFVRGLGYVKNISDIESAVVKVRDNTPIRVRDVAHVTVGPATRRGALDKTGAEVAGGVVVARYGDNPLAVIDRVKEKISEIEAGLPEKVLDDGRVSKLHIVPFYDRTQLIKETLGTLEEALSLEILITIIVVIVMVINLRASLLISSLLPVAVLMVFIAMKYVGVDANIVALSGIAIAIGTMVDMGIILTENILRHMDEAPAGDSLRDIIARASTEVGSAIITAISTTVVSFLPVFTLQAAEGKLFTPLAYTKTFALLAAVVVALVFLPAIAHMVYSFRLRNRGVLKAQRGIRGLGWYWSALLAAGGIALWIAGFSWAGGTLLLIAIGNALRLYYEPQGKRWLQWVSPAVAVLSITWLLSEKWMPLGADQSLLVNGLFILAIILLVLGFFLLLIRFYTPILRWTLEHKGRFLSIVGFLLLWGLLVWQGVEGIFGGAADLVEKTGIELRESRPWKNLSSLFPGTGKEFMPALDEGAFLLMPTSMPHAGMEENLRVVRKLDMSVAAIPEVEQVVGKLGRVESPLDPAPISMYENVILYRPEYKVDEHGNRLRFCVDDDGKFVRDAQGKLVPDDGGQYFRNWRDHIHSADDIWQEIVKASSIPGVTSAPKLQPIETRLVMLQTGMRAPMGIKVYGPDLETIEKFGLELEDELKQVPGVKASAVFADRIVGKPYMEIEWERDALARYGISIADAQQYLEVAVGGMPLSTTVEGRERYAMRVRYPRELRGDPDALRKILLPAAMGVQIPLGEVARIKYERGPQSIKSEDTFLVGYVIFDREEGEAEVDVVQRAQQHLKDRIAAGALTVPPGVSWKFAGSYENQIRAEKRLSIVIPISLLVIFLILYLQFRSVPVTMMIFSAIAVAFSGGFILIWLYGQGWFMNFPVFGENLRHIFQMHPVNLSVAVWVGFIALFGIATDDGVVMATYLDQSFRSHKPFGVKEVREAVIAAGQRRIRPCLMTTATTLLALLPVLTSTGRGSDIMVPMAIPSFGGMAVALVTLFVVPVLYSWLEERKEIRSMKKEGSHEA, encoded by the coding sequence ATGCTCAACACCATCATTCGTTTCTTCCTCGACAATAAAGTCGTCACCTTCAGCCTGCTGATTCTGCTGCTGGGCTGGGGCGTGATGACCGCGCCGTTCGCGTGGGAGAACGATGTGCTGCCCCGCGACCCGGTACCGGTGGACGCCATTCCGGATATCGGGGAAAATCAGCAGATCGTCTTCACACAGTGGAAGGGGAGATCGCCACAGGATGTGGAGGATCAGATCACCTATCCGCTCACCACGGCGCTTCTCGGACTCCCAGGCGTGAAAACGATACGCTCGAATTCCATGTTCGGCTTCTCCAGCATCTATGTGATTTTTGAAGACGGGGTGGATTTCTACTGGTCCCGATCCCGCATCCTCGAAAAACTCAATTCCCTTCCTCCCAACACACTGCCTTCAAGCGTGCAGCCGCAGCTGGGCCCCGATGCCACGGCACTGGGACAGGTGTTCTGGTACACGATTGAGGGAAGGGACAATGAGGGGAATCCCCTCGGAGGCTGGGATCTCGACGAGCTGCGCTCGGTGCAGGATTACTATGTGAAATACGCACTCAGCAGCGTGCAGGGGGTGGCTGAAGTCGCCTCCGTTGGTGGGTACGTAAAAGAATACGAGATCGACATTGATCCCGATGCAATGAAGGCGCATGGCGTCACGTTGCGTGACGTCGTCAAAGGTGTGCGGGAAAGCAATGTCGATGTCGGCGCCAAGACTATCGAAATCAATCGCGTCGAGTACTTCGTGCGCGGACTCGGTTACGTGAAGAACATCTCCGACATCGAAAGTGCAGTGGTGAAGGTGCGCGACAATACGCCGATTCGTGTGCGAGACGTGGCGCATGTCACTGTCGGACCCGCCACCCGCCGCGGGGCACTTGACAAGACGGGCGCCGAAGTCGCGGGCGGCGTGGTCGTAGCGCGGTACGGCGACAATCCACTCGCCGTCATCGATCGGGTGAAGGAAAAGATCAGCGAGATCGAAGCGGGACTGCCGGAGAAGGTCCTCGATGATGGACGCGTTTCCAAACTGCATATCGTTCCGTTTTATGATCGCACGCAGCTCATCAAGGAAACTCTGGGTACGCTTGAAGAAGCGCTGTCCCTCGAAATTCTCATTACCATCATCGTCGTGATCGTGATGGTAATCAACTTGCGTGCATCGCTGCTGATATCCAGCCTGCTTCCCGTTGCGGTGCTGATGGTGTTCATCGCCATGAAATATGTGGGTGTGGATGCAAACATCGTTGCGCTTTCCGGTATCGCGATCGCCATCGGGACGATGGTGGATATGGGTATCATTCTCACCGAGAACATCCTGCGGCACATGGATGAAGCACCCGCCGGCGATTCGCTGCGCGACATTATTGCGCGCGCATCGACGGAAGTTGGCTCGGCAATCATCACCGCGATTTCCACCACGGTGGTGAGCTTCCTGCCCGTCTTCACCCTGCAGGCAGCTGAAGGAAAGCTCTTTACTCCTCTCGCATACACCAAGACCTTTGCGCTTCTTGCGGCTGTCGTGGTGGCGCTGGTGTTCCTTCCCGCCATAGCGCACATGGTGTATTCCTTCCGGCTGCGTAATCGGGGAGTGCTGAAAGCGCAGCGCGGTATTCGCGGACTCGGATGGTACTGGTCCGCCTTGCTCGCCGCAGGCGGCATTGCACTCTGGATCGCGGGATTCAGCTGGGCCGGAGGAACGTTGCTGCTCATCGCCATCGGCAACGCCCTGCGCCTGTATTACGAACCGCAGGGCAAGCGCTGGCTGCAGTGGGTGAGTCCCGCCGTCGCCGTGCTCTCCATCACCTGGTTGCTCAGCGAGAAGTGGATGCCGCTGGGCGCCGATCAGTCCCTCCTTGTGAACGGACTTTTCATCCTCGCCATCATTCTCCTCGTACTCGGCTTCTTCCTGCTCCTCATCCGTTTCTACACGCCTATCCTGCGATGGACGCTCGAGCATAAGGGACGCTTCCTGAGCATCGTTGGGTTCCTGCTGCTGTGGGGATTGCTGGTGTGGCAGGGCGTGGAAGGGATTTTCGGCGGTGCAGCGGATCTCGTGGAGAAAACAGGAATCGAATTGCGGGAGTCGCGTCCCTGGAAAAACCTGTCCTCGCTCTTCCCCGGCACGGGAAAGGAATTTATGCCGGCGCTGGATGAAGGCGCCTTCCTGCTTATGCCCACATCCATGCCCCATGCGGGTATGGAGGAAAACCTCCGCGTCGTGCGGAAGCTCGACATGTCCGTCGCCGCCATCCCGGAAGTCGAACAGGTGGTCGGGAAACTGGGACGCGTGGAATCGCCGCTTGATCCCGCGCCGATCTCCATGTATGAGAACGTCATCCTCTATCGTCCCGAATACAAGGTCGACGAGCACGGCAACCGTCTCCGCTTTTGTGTGGATGACGATGGGAAGTTCGTGCGTGACGCGCAGGGGAAGCTGGTACCGGATGATGGGGGACAGTATTTCCGGAACTGGCGCGACCACATACACAGTGCCGATGACATCTGGCAGGAGATCGTGAAGGCTTCGTCCATTCCCGGTGTCACCTCCGCACCCAAACTGCAGCCCATCGAGACGCGTCTCGTCATGCTGCAGACGGGCATGCGCGCTCCGATGGGTATCAAGGTGTATGGTCCCGACCTCGAGACCATCGAGAAGTTCGGTCTCGAGCTTGAAGATGAACTCAAACAGGTGCCCGGAGTGAAAGCTTCCGCGGTGTTCGCCGACCGCATCGTCGGCAAACCGTATATGGAGATAGAGTGGGAACGTGATGCGCTGGCGCGCTACGGCATCAGCATTGCGGATGCGCAGCAGTACCTCGAGGTCGCCGTGGGTGGCATGCCGTTGAGCACGACGGTAGAGGGAAGGGAGCGCTACGCGATGCGCGTGCGCTATCCCCGTGAATTGCGCGGCGATCCTGATGCACTCAGGAAGATTCTGCTTCCCGCTGCCATGGGCGTGCAGATTCCTCTCGGCGAGGTTGCCCGGATCAAGTATGAACGCGGTCCCCAGAGTATCAAAAGCGAAGACACTTTCCTCGTCGGCTATGTGATCTTCGACCGCGAGGAAGGCGAAGCGGAAGTGGATGTGGTGCAGCGTGCGCAGCAGCATTTGAAAGACCGCATTGCGGCGGGCGCGCTCACCGTTCCCCCCGGTGTGTCCTGGAAATTCGCAGGCAGTTATGAAAACCAGATTCGCGCCGAGAAGCGGCTCAGCATTGTGATCCCGATTTCGCTGCTCGTGATATTTCTCATCCTCTACCTGCAGTTCCGTTCCGTCCCGGTGACCATGATGATATTCTCCGCCATTGCCGTGGCGTTCAGCGGGGGATTCATTCTCATCTGGCTGTATGGACAGGGGTGGTTCATGAACTTCCCGGTGTTCGGGGAAAACCTGCGGCACATTTTCCAGATGCACCCGGTGAACCTCAGTGTCGCCGTGTGGGTGGGCTTCATCGCGCTATTCGGCATCGCGACCGATGACGGTGTGGTGATGGCGACGTATCTCGATCAGAGCTTCCGCAGCCACAAGCCGTTCGGCGTGAAGGAAGTGCGGGAGGCCGTGATCGCAGCGGGACAGCGACGGATTCGTCCCTGTCTCATGACCACGGCCACAACGCTGCTGGCCCTGCTGCCGGTGCTGACATCCACCGGAAGGGGGTCGGACATCATGGTACCCATGGCCATTCCCAGTTTCGGAGGCATGGCTGTCGCGCTGGTCACACTGTTCGTCGTGCCCGTGCTGTACAGCTGGCTGGAGGAGAGGAAGGAAATCCGTTCGATGAAAAAGGAGGGCAGTCATGAAGCGTAA
- a CDS encoding TolC family protein yields the protein MKRNHIIPAILLVLLIPALLLAQQEAEDALPASKVTLSELEDMALQRNAGITASRLRYDAAREQETQTTALPDTKVGFGYFVQPVETRLGPQRASISVSQSFPWFGTLGAEENAAEARSRQQHTRIEDTRLRVLLDLRRSWYQLYVLHRSEDITRQHLALVRSLREIAFSRYETGKQPFSHLLRLDAEIAKLETSLEDVVDDRRPLLRELSRLVRHDVRGDMLLLPDSLPIPVVMEGENALDQRTRQHPRLRELEEEGRYWSARGSAAEKQGYPSFTLGLTYTSIAPRDDIDVPDNGRDAIIPQVGVSFPLFGSRYGAMEEEAQLRARAADAEREELQQRFATQLSARMRDLGEARRALELAKRLEKLSRETLDVLMKEYSTGSAGIEDLLTVERDVLRHALDGERARTRARIAADEIEYLTAQDKE from the coding sequence ATGAAGCGTAATCATATCATTCCCGCAATACTGCTTGTCCTGCTTATCCCCGCACTGCTGCTTGCGCAGCAGGAGGCGGAGGATGCGCTTCCCGCGTCGAAGGTGACATTGTCCGAACTCGAGGATATGGCCCTTCAGCGCAACGCCGGCATCACGGCTTCGAGGCTGCGCTACGACGCGGCACGGGAACAGGAGACGCAGACCACAGCGCTGCCCGACACCAAAGTCGGCTTCGGATATTTCGTCCAGCCCGTGGAAACCCGGCTCGGACCCCAGCGCGCATCTATCAGTGTTTCACAATCCTTCCCCTGGTTCGGGACGCTCGGTGCTGAAGAAAATGCAGCTGAAGCACGTTCCCGTCAGCAGCATACGCGGATTGAGGACACCCGTCTGCGCGTGCTTCTCGATCTGAGGCGCAGCTGGTATCAGTTGTACGTCCTGCATCGCAGCGAAGATATCACGCGCCAGCATCTCGCACTGGTACGTTCGTTGCGTGAAATCGCCTTCAGTCGCTACGAAACGGGGAAGCAGCCGTTTTCACATCTGCTGCGTCTGGACGCCGAGATTGCGAAGCTCGAAACCTCGCTGGAGGATGTGGTCGATGACCGGCGTCCCCTGCTGCGTGAGTTGTCCCGTCTCGTGCGCCATGACGTGCGGGGCGACATGCTGCTGCTTCCGGACTCTCTTCCCATCCCTGTGGTGATGGAGGGTGAGAACGCTCTTGATCAGCGTACCCGACAGCATCCGCGGCTGCGTGAGCTGGAAGAGGAGGGGAGGTACTGGTCCGCCCGCGGCAGCGCCGCAGAGAAACAGGGGTATCCATCATTCACTCTCGGACTCACCTACACCTCCATTGCTCCGCGTGACGACATTGATGTTCCGGATAACGGACGCGACGCCATTATTCCACAGGTTGGCGTTTCCTTCCCGCTTTTCGGATCACGCTACGGCGCGATGGAGGAGGAAGCTCAGTTGCGGGCACGCGCTGCAGATGCGGAGCGGGAGGAGCTGCAGCAGCGATTCGCGACGCAGCTCAGTGCCCGCATGCGTGATCTTGGCGAAGCCCGGCGTGCGCTGGAACTGGCGAAGCGGCTCGAAAAGCTCTCACGCGAAACCCTTGATGTACTGATGAAGGAATACAGCACCGGCAGTGCGGGCATTGAAGATCTGCTGACGGTGGAACGCGATGTACTGCGCCATGCGCTCGACGGCGAACGTGCACGGACCCGGGCCCGCATTGCGGCCGATGAAATTGAATATCTGACTGCACAGGATAAGGAATAG
- a CDS encoding efflux RND transporter periplasmic adaptor subunit yields the protein MNMKQWNIRRVLQIAGLLFAGMALGWLFFGGGSGSSTGAGEHDHAASTETHTIWTCSMHPQIQQDEPGLCPICGMELIPLDKDASADSPDRLQMTEEAVQAANIRTVRVQKELPYREIRLPGKVQPDETREAEITARVAGRIEKLFVNTTGQRVGHGQKLAELYSPDLIAAQKELLEAVKMKDRSPAYLDAARSKLRYWDLTDEQISAIEQSGQVRRTLDILSPQAGTVLMRHVSEGDYVREGQSLFAIADLSRVWLQFDAYESDLAWLREGMPMQFTLAAVPGREFEARISFIDPVIDPSTRVAHVRVEMQNSAGLLKPEMFATGHVKSLLEGKEKALVIPRSAVLWTGERSVVWVRDPESPDPVFHYREVRLGAEAGDSYIVESGLGAGERVVAQGTFSLDAAAQLQGKASMMNPAAAAGMDRAHGMPHGHVERMRGVPADFRRQLHTLFSSYEKISEALIASDPSAVPKAAVAMREMLPDMGTSGLSDRGKLRWAELRKSLTGDLESLQQSRDLEKQRLRYAELGGQLQAALTTFGVEGDTVYLAYCPMAFNDDGAYWLTSSPEIRNPYFGDAMLKCGVVKGAIGTNEARK from the coding sequence ATGAATATGAAGCAATGGAATATCAGGCGGGTGCTGCAGATTGCCGGACTCCTGTTTGCAGGAATGGCGCTCGGTTGGTTGTTTTTCGGAGGCGGGTCCGGCAGCAGCACCGGCGCAGGCGAACACGACCACGCCGCATCCACGGAAACGCACACGATATGGACCTGCTCGATGCATCCGCAGATTCAGCAGGATGAACCCGGACTTTGTCCGATCTGCGGCATGGAGCTGATTCCACTCGACAAGGACGCCTCGGCGGACTCCCCGGATCGGCTGCAGATGACCGAAGAGGCCGTACAGGCAGCGAACATCCGCACCGTGCGCGTGCAGAAGGAATTGCCATACCGCGAGATTCGACTGCCCGGCAAAGTGCAGCCCGATGAGACACGCGAGGCGGAAATCACCGCCCGGGTAGCGGGGCGTATTGAGAAGCTGTTCGTGAATACCACCGGACAGCGGGTCGGACATGGACAGAAACTTGCCGAACTCTATTCCCCCGATCTTATTGCGGCGCAGAAGGAATTGCTCGAGGCCGTGAAGATGAAGGATCGGAGTCCGGCCTACCTCGACGCCGCGCGCAGCAAGCTGCGTTACTGGGACCTGACCGACGAGCAGATCAGCGCGATAGAGCAAAGCGGACAGGTTCGCCGCACGCTCGATATTCTTTCGCCGCAGGCCGGAACCGTGCTCATGCGCCATGTCAGTGAAGGGGATTATGTGCGTGAGGGACAGTCCCTCTTCGCCATCGCTGATCTCTCGCGCGTGTGGTTGCAGTTCGACGCCTATGAGAGCGATCTCGCGTGGCTGCGCGAGGGAATGCCCATGCAATTCACCCTGGCGGCGGTACCGGGACGAGAGTTCGAAGCACGCATCAGTTTCATCGATCCGGTCATCGATCCCTCCACACGCGTGGCGCATGTGCGTGTGGAAATGCAGAACAGCGCGGGATTGCTCAAACCGGAAATGTTCGCCACCGGGCATGTGAAGAGTCTGCTTGAAGGAAAGGAGAAGGCGCTGGTCATTCCGCGCAGTGCCGTGCTCTGGACCGGTGAACGCTCCGTCGTCTGGGTGCGCGATCCTGAGTCGCCGGACCCCGTATTCCACTACCGCGAGGTGCGTCTCGGGGCCGAAGCGGGCGACAGCTACATTGTTGAGAGTGGTCTCGGTGCAGGTGAGCGCGTTGTCGCGCAGGGGACATTTTCCCTCGATGCGGCGGCACAGTTGCAGGGCAAGGCGAGCATGATGAATCCCGCAGCCGCTGCGGGTATGGACAGGGCGCATGGCATGCCGCACGGGCATGTGGAACGCATGCGAGGCGTGCCTGCGGATTTTCGCCGACAATTGCACACGCTGTTCAGCAGCTATGAAAAAATCAGCGAGGCACTCATCGCCTCCGATCCCTCCGCCGTGCCGAAAGCGGCAGTGGCCATGCGGGAAATGCTGCCGGATATGGGAACGTCCGGACTCTCGGATCGCGGGAAACTCCGCTGGGCGGAACTACGGAAATCCCTCACCGGCGACCTGGAATCCCTTCAGCAGTCCCGTGATCTCGAAAAGCAGCGTCTGCGCTACGCGGAGCTGGGCGGACAATTGCAGGCGGCACTCACCACGTTTGGCGTGGAGGGTGATACAGTGTACCTTGCATACTGTCCCATGGCATTTAACGATGACGGTGCATACTGGCTGACCTCCTCGCCGGAGATCCGCAACCCGTATTTCGGCGATGCCATGCTCAAATGCGGCGTTGTCAAAGGCGCCATAGGTACAAACGAAGCACGTAAATAA
- a CDS encoding DUF4382 domain-containing protein: MKSTRILLALLLAVTLGFTACSDDDDGNQPATKATIAVSLTDAPAEYDEVNITFSEVAVSMNGGWVVLSGNPVTINLLEWNNGNSIELGRADVDPGKVTQIRLMVTDAEVVVDGVTHTVTIPSAEQTGLKLITNFDLVAGSTYEFVIDFDAHASIVTTGNPQHPNGYKLKPTLRVVEMATTGSISGTVSNPESAPLAVASQNGVEVTSTPVDITTGEFRIAYLPPGEYDITITDTMDNTYSQTGITVTAGADNAIGTVTLE, translated from the coding sequence ATGAAATCAACTCGAATTCTTCTGGCATTGCTGTTGGCTGTCACACTGGGCTTCACGGCCTGCAGTGATGACGACGATGGCAATCAGCCTGCAACGAAAGCAACCATTGCAGTCAGTCTGACCGATGCTCCTGCGGAATACGATGAGGTCAACATCACGTTCAGTGAAGTCGCCGTCAGCATGAATGGCGGTTGGGTCGTGCTCTCCGGCAACCCTGTTACCATCAATCTTCTGGAGTGGAACAACGGCAATTCCATCGAACTGGGACGCGCGGATGTGGATCCCGGCAAGGTGACGCAGATCCGCCTGATGGTTACTGATGCAGAAGTGGTGGTCGATGGCGTGACCCATACGGTAACCATTCCCAGCGCGGAGCAGACGGGACTCAAGCTCATCACCAACTTTGATCTCGTTGCCGGTTCCACGTATGAATTCGTGATCGATTTCGATGCCCATGCATCCATCGTCACTACGGGCAATCCGCAGCATCCCAACGGTTACAAGCTGAAGCCGACACTTCGCGTGGTTGAAATGGCGACGACCGGATCCATCTCCGGCACCGTGAGCAATCCCGAAAGCGCTCCCCTCGCCGTCGCCTCGCAGAATGGCGTGGAAGTCACCTCGACGCCGGTGGACATCACGACGGGCGAGTTCCGCATTGCCTACCTGCCCCCCGGCGAGTATGATATCACCATCACCGACACGATGGACAACACCTACAGCCAGACGGGCATCACCGTCACCGCCGGAGCAGACAACGCCATCGGCACTGTGACGCTGGAATAA